Proteins from a genomic interval of Medicago truncatula cultivar Jemalong A17 chromosome 3, MtrunA17r5.0-ANR, whole genome shotgun sequence:
- the LOC11427917 gene encoding putative disease resistance protein At3g14460, with translation MANSMVQNSNNDDLPSNFSKLINLRHLELPYVTKIPKHIGKLENLRALPYFFVEKQKGYDLKELEKLNHLQGKIYIEGLGNVIDPTDAVTANLKDKKYLEELHMNFCDRIEEMDESIVESNVSVLEALQPNRNLNCEICSLLPPLGQLPFLKELRISDCNVIKIIGKEFYGNNSIIVPFRSLEVLKFEQLENWEEWLFIEEFPLLKELEIRNCPKLKRALPQHLPSLEKLKIVCCKELEASIPKGDNIIDLHLVGCESILVNELPTSLKKLVLWESRYIKFSLEQTFLNNTNLEELEFDFRGFVQCCSLDLLNISLRILSLKGWRSSSFPFALHLFTNLHSLYLSDCTELESFPRGGLPSHLRNLVIWNCPKLIASREEWGLFQLNSLTSLNIRDHDFENVESFPEENLLPPTLPTLQLNNCSNLRIMNYKGFLHLKSLKGLSIHNCPSLERLPEEGLRSSLSSLYVTDCPLIKQQYRRDEGERWHLMTLGHALLLA, from the exons atggcaaattctatggtacaaaATTCTAATAATGATG ATCTCCcttcaaatttttccaaactcaTCAATCTACGTCATCTTGAACTCCCTTATGTAACGAAGATTCCAAAGCACATAGGAAAGCTAGAGAATCTTCGAGCCTTGCCTTATTTTTTTGTGGAAAAGCAGAAAGGATATGATCTTAAGGAGTTGGAGAAACTAAACCATCTTCAAGGAAAAATTTATATAGAAGGGTTGGGTAATGTCATCGACCCTACAGATGCTGTGACAGCCAATTTGAAAGATAAGAAGTATTTAGAGGAATTACATATGAATTTCTGTGATAGAATAGAAGAAATGGATGAGTCAATAGTTGAAAGCAATGTGTCTGTCTTGGAGGCTCTACAACCAAATAGAAACTTGAA CTGTGAAATTTGTTCCCTGTTGCCGCCACTTGGGCAGCTCCCATTTCTTAAAGAGCTCCGTATTTCAGATTGTAATGTAATAAAGATCATCGGCAAAGAGTTCTATggaaataattcaataattgtTCCATTCAGGTCTCTTGAAGTATTGAAATTTGAGCAATTGGAGAATTGGGAGGAATGGTTATTTATTGAAGAGTTTCCTCTACTTAAAGAGCTTGAAATAAGAAATTGTCCCAAACTGAAAAGGGCCCTGCCTCAACACCTTCCTTCTTTAGAAAAATTGAAGATTGTTTGTTGCAAAGAGTTGGAGGCATCAATTCCCAAGGGTGATAATATCATAGATTTACATCTAGTGGGATGTGAAAGCATTTTGGTAAATGAATTGCCGACTAGCTTGAAAAAGTTAGTCCTTTGGGAAAGTCGGTACATTAAGTTCTCCTTGGAGCAAACTTTTCTCAACAATACCAATCTTGAAGAGTTGGAGTTTGATTTTAGAGGCTTTGTACAGTGTTGCTCGTTGGATTTACTTAATATTTCTCTTCGCATACTTTCTTTAAAAGGTTGGCGCTCCTCCTCCTTTCCCTTTGCACTACACTTATTCACAAATCTTCACTCTTTGTATTTGTCTGATTGCACAGAGCTAGAATCGTTTCCAAGGGGTGGTTTGCCTTCCCACTTGAGGAACCTTGTAATATGGAATTGCCCAAAACTGATTGCTTCGAGAGAGGAGTGGGGTTTGTTCCAACTCAATTCTTTGACATCACTCAACATTAGAGATCATGACTTTGAAAACGTGGAGTCCTTCCCCGAGGAGAATCTGCTGCCACCGACTCTTCCCACCCTTCAATTGAATAATTGTTCAAACCTAAGAATAATGAACTACAAGGGTTTTCTCCACCTCAAATCCCTCAAAGGTCTCTCTATTCATAACTGCCCAAGTCTTGAGCGCTTGCCAGAGGAGGGTCTACGGAGCTCGCTCTCTAGTTTGTATGTTACTGATTGTCCATTAATTAAGCAGCAGTACCGAAGAGATGAAGGAGAGCGTTGGCATTTGATGACACTAGGTCATGCATTACTTTTGGCTTAG
- the LOC11416242 gene encoding putative disease resistance protein At3g14460 — protein sequence MAELVAGAFLQSSFQVIIEKLASVDIRDYFSSNNVDALAKELNNALDSINQVLDEAEIKQYQNKYVKKWLDELKHVLYEADQLLDEISTDAMLNKVKAESEPLTTNLLGLVSALTTNPFECRLNEQLDKLELLAKQKKDLRLGEGPSASNEGLVSWKPSKRLSSTALLDESSIYGRDDDKEKLIKFLLTGNDSGNQVPIISIVGLGGMGKTTLAKLVYNDNKIKKHFELKAWVYVSESFDVFGLTKAILKSFNPSADGEDLNQLQHQLQHMLMGKKYLLVLDDIWNGSVEYWEQLLLPFNHGSSGSKIIVTTREKEVACHVLKSTELFDLQQLEKSNCWRLFVTHAFQGKSVCEYPNLESIGKKIVEKCGGLPLAIKSLGQLLRKKLSEHEWIKILETDMWRLSDGDHNINSVLRLSYHNLPSDLKRCFAYCSIFPKGYRFKKEVLIKLWMAEGLLKCCGSDKSEEEFGNEIFGDLESISFFQQSFDPYEHYVMHDLVNDLTKSVSGEFCLQIEGARVEGINERTRHIQFSFPSHCDDDFLLKNPNGVDNLLEPICELKGLRSLMILQGMRASMDITNNVQHGLFSRLKCLRMLTFRGCYLSELVDEISNLKLLRYLDLSYTKIRSLPDTICMLYNLQTLLLKGCRQLTELPSNFSKLVNLCHLELPCDNFGDPRIKKMPKHMGKLNNLQSLSYFIVEAHNESDLKDLAKLNQLHGTIHIKGLGNVSDPADAATSNLKDKKYLEELQMEFNGGREEMDERSVLVLEALKPNSNLKKLNITHYKGSRFPNWLRGSHLRNLVSLELNGCRCSCLPILGQLPSLKKLSIYDCEGIKIIDEEFYGNNSTIVPFKSLEYLRFEDMVNWEEWICVRFPLLIELSITNCPKLKGTLPQHLPSLQKLNISGCKELEEWLCLEGFLSLKELYISHCSKFKRVLPQLLPHLPSLQKLRINDCNMLEEWLCLGEFPLLKDISIFKCSELKRALPQHLPSLQKLEIRDCNKLEASIPKCDNMIELDIRRCDRILVNELPTSLKKLVLSENQYTEFSVEPNLVNYTILDELNLDWSGFVKCPSLDLCCYNSLGDLSIKGWHSSSLPLELHLFTKLHYLCLFDCPELESFPMGGLPSNLSLLGIHNCPKLIGSREEWGLFQLNSLYSFFVSDEFENVESFPEENLLPPTLEFLVLDNCSKLRIMNKKGFLYLKSLNRLLIENCPSLESLPEKEDLPNSLITLWIEGNCGIIKEKYEKEGGERWHTISHIPNVWIDGIKQE from the coding sequence ATGGCAGAGTTGGTAGCTGGGGCATTTCTTCAGTCTTCCTTTCAAGTGATTATTGAGAAGTTGGCTTCAGTTGATATTAGAGACTACTTCAGTAGTAACAATGTTGATGCTCTTGCGAAAGAACTTAATAATGCACTTGATTCTATCAACCAAGTACTAGACGAAGCAGAGATAAAGCAGTACCAAAACAAATATGTGAAGAAGTGGCTTGATGAACTTAAACATGTTCTTTATGAAGCAGACCAACTATTGGATGAGATTTCTACTGATGCAATGCTAAATAAGGTGAAAGCTGAATCTGAACCACTTACCACCAATTTATTGGGCTTGGTTTCAGCTTTAACTACAAATCCATTTGAATGTAGGCTCAATGAACAGCTCGATAAACTAGAACTTCTTGCAAAGCAAAAGAAAGATTTGAGATTGGGAGAAGGTCCTAGTGCTAGTAATGAAGGCTTAGTCAGTTGGAAACCTTCAAAAAGGTTGTCATCTACAGCTCTCCTGGATGAGTCAAGCATATATGGTAGAGATGATGATAAGGAAAAACTAATCAAGTTTTTACTTACAGGCAATGACAGTGGCAACCAGGTTCCAATAATTAGCATAGTGGGTTTAGGAGGGATGGGGAAAACCACCCTTGCTAAGCTTGTGTACAACGACAACAAGATAAAGAAGCATTTTGAACTTAAAGCATGGGTCTATGTTTCAGAATCTTTCGATGTTTTTGGACTCACCAAAGCAATTCTCAAGTCATTTAATCCTTCAGCAGATGGTGAAGACTTGAATCAACTCCAACATCAACTCCAACACATGTTAATGGGAAAGAAATACTTGCTTGTTTTAGATGATATCTGGAATGGGAGTGTAGAATATTGGGAGCAGCTACTACTTCCGTTTAACCATGGATCTTCTGGAAGTAAAATTATCGTGACAACACGTGAAAAGGAGGTAGCATGTCATGTTCTAAAATCAACCgaattatttgatttacaaCAATTGGAAAAAAGCAATTGTTGGAGATTATTTGTGACACATGCGTTTCAAGGAAAAAGTGTTTGTGAATATCCAAATCTTGAATCAATTGGGAAGAAAATAGTGGAGAAGTGTGGAGGGTTGCCTCTAGCTATAAAATCATTGGGCCAACTTTTGCGTAAAAAACTTTCTGAACATGAATGGATTAAGATATTGGAGACTGATATGTGGCGTTTATCAGATGGGGACCACAACATTAACTCAGTACTAAGATTGAGTTACCATAATCTCCCATCAGATCTAAAGCGTTGCTTTGCCTATTGTTCCATTTTCCCCAAGGGTTATAGATTTAAAAAAGAAGTATTGATCAAGCTTTGGATGGCAGAAGGTTTGCTGAAGTGTTGCGGATCAGACAAAAGTGAAGAAGAGTTTGGCAATGAAATTTTCGGTGATCTTGAGTCAATTTCATTTTTCCAACAATCATTTGATCCATATGAGCACTATGTCATGCATGATCTTGTCAATGATTTAACAAAATCAGTGTCAGGAGAATTTTGTTTGCAAATAGAGGGTGCTAGGGTGGAAGGTATCAATGAAAGGACACGTCATATTCAGTTCTCTTTTCCATCACATTGTGATGAtgattttcttttgaagaaTCCAAATGGTGTTGATAACTTACTAGAGCCAATTTGTGAGCTTAAGGGACTACGAAGTCTGATGATACTACAAGGCATGCGAGCTTCAATGGATATAACCAACAATGTGCAACATGGTCTATTTTCAAGACTAAAATGTCTGCGGATGCTAACATTTAGAGGTTGCTATCTCTCAGAGCTTGTGGATGAGATAagcaatttaaaacttttgcGTTATCTAGACCTTTCATACACTAAGATTAGAAGCTTACCTGATACCATTTGTATGTTGTATAATTTACAAACACTCTTGTTAAAAGGTTGTCGTCAATTGACTGAGCTCCcttcaaatttttccaaactcGTCAATTTATGTCATCTTGAACTCCCTTGTGATAATTTTGGAGACCCTCGTATAAAGAAGATGCCAAAGCATATGGGAAAGCTAAACAATCTTCAAAGCCTATCATATTTTATTGTGGAAGCCCATAATGAATCTGATCTCAAAGATTTGGCAAAACTCAACCAGCTTCATGGAACAATTCATATTAAAGGGCTGGGTAATGTCAGTGATCCTGCAGATGCTGCCACATCAAATTTGAAAGATAAGAAGTATTTAGAAGAATTACAAATGGAGTTCAATGGCGGAAGAGAAGAAATGGATGAAAGAAGTGTGTTAGTCTTGGAGGCTCTAAAACCAAATAGCAACTTGAAGAAGCTCAACATCACACACTACAAAGGTAGTAGATTTCCAAATTGGCTAAGGGGTAGTCATTTACGCAACTTAGTATCTCTTGAACTGAATGGTTGTAGATGTTCCTGTTTGCCAATACTTGGACAACTCCCTTCTCTCAAGAAACTTTCCATTTATGACTGTGAAGGAATAAAGATCATTGATGAAGAGTTTTATGgcaataattcaacaattgTTCCATTCAAGTCCCTTGAATATTTGAGATTTGAGGATATGGTCAACTGGGAGGAATGGATATGTGTAAGGTTTCCTTTGCTTATAGAGCTTTCTATAACAAATTGTCCTAAACTGAAAGGCACCCTGCCTCAACATCTTCCTTCTttacaaaaattgaatattagTGGTTGCAAAGAGTTGGAGGAATGGTTATGTCTTGAAGGGTTTCTTtctcttaaagagctttatatAAGTCATTGTTCCAAATTCAAAAGAGTATTGCCTCAACTTCTTCCACATCTTCCATCTTTACAAAAATTGCGGATCAATGATTGCAACATGTTGGAGGAATGGTTATGCCTTGGAGAGTTTCCTTTGCTTAAAGATATTTCTATATTCAAATGTTCTGAATTGAAAAGGGCTCTGCCACAACACCTTCCTTCTTTACAGAAACTGGAGATTAGAGATTGCAACAAGTTGGAAGCATCAATTCCTAAGTGTGATAATATGATAGAGTTAGATATACGGAGATGTGATAGAATTTTGGTAAATGAATTGCCTACCAGTTTGAAAAAGTTAGTCCTTTCTGAAAATCAGTACACCGAGTTCTCTGTGGAGCCAAACTTAGTCAACTATACCATTCTTGACGAGTTGAATTTGGATTGGAGTGGTTTTGTAAAGTGTCCTTCTTTGGATTTGTGTTGTTATAATTCTCTTGGTGATCTTTCAATAAAAGGATGGCACTCCTCCTCCTTGCCTTTGGAACTACACTTGTTCACCAAACTTCATTATCTGTGTTTGTTTGATTGTCCAGAGCTGGAATCGTTTCCAATGGGTGGTTTGCCTTCCAACTTGAGCCTCCTTGGAATACACAATTGCCCAAAACTGATTGGTTCGAGAGAGGAGTGGGGTTTGTTCCAACTCAATTCCTTGTATTCATTCTTTGTCAGTGATGAGTTTGAAAACGTGGAGTCGTTCCCAGAGGAGAATCTGCTGCCACCAACTCTGGAGTTTCTTGTGTTGGATAATTGTTCAAAGCTAAGAATAATGAACAAAAAGGGTTTTCTCTATCTCAAATCTCTTAATCGGCTATTAATTGAAAACTGTCCTAGTCTTGAGAGCTTGCCAGAGAAGGAGGATCTACCGAACTCCCTTATTACTTTGTGGATTGAAGGTAATTGTGGAATAATAAAGGAGAAGTATGAAAAGGAGGGAGGAGAGCGTTGGCATACAATTAGTCACATCCCGAATGTGTGGATTGATGGCATTAAGCAGGAATGA